Proteins encoded together in one Rhizobium bangladeshense window:
- a CDS encoding NAD-dependent succinate-semialdehyde dehydrogenase — MAFTTALTRHVPFSSPFLRDAGYINGVWTSGDATKTFDVLNPATGELLGSLPDMGAAETRAAIDAAHAAQPAWAARPAKERSRILRKWFDLMVANADALAAILTAEMGKPFPEARGEILYAAAYIEWYAEEAKRIYGETIPAPSEDKRMIVIKQPVGVVGTITPWNFPAAMIARKIAPALAVGCTVVSKPAEQTPLTAIALAVLAEQAGIPAGVFNLIVGLDGPAIGRELCGNGKVRKISFTGSTEVGRILMRQCADQIKKVSLELGGNAPFIVFDDADLDAAVEGAIASKYRNAGQTCVCANRLYVQSTVYDAFAAKLAAKVKEMPVGDGFKPDVVIGPLIDEQGLAKVEDHVSDALAKGAKVLTGGKRIEGTGTFFAPTVLTGVTRGMKVAREETFGPVAPLFRFETVEDVIAQANDTEFGLAAYFYAGDLKKVWRVAEALEYGMIGINTGLMSSETAPFGGIKQSGLGREGSRHGADDYLEMKYLCIGGV, encoded by the coding sequence ATGGCCTTCACCACCGCCCTGACGAGACACGTTCCTTTCTCTTCGCCGTTTCTGCGCGATGCCGGTTACATCAACGGCGTCTGGACATCAGGCGATGCCACAAAAACCTTCGACGTGCTCAACCCGGCAACCGGCGAGCTGCTTGGCTCCCTGCCCGATATGGGGGCAGCCGAGACGCGTGCGGCGATCGACGCGGCCCATGCCGCCCAGCCGGCCTGGGCCGCCCGTCCGGCCAAGGAGCGCAGCCGGATCCTGCGCAAATGGTTCGACCTGATGGTCGCCAATGCCGACGCGCTGGCGGCGATCCTGACCGCCGAGATGGGCAAGCCCTTCCCGGAAGCGCGCGGCGAGATCCTTTATGCCGCGGCCTATATCGAATGGTATGCGGAAGAGGCCAAGCGCATCTACGGCGAGACGATTCCGGCACCCTCCGAGGACAAGAGGATGATCGTCATCAAGCAGCCGGTCGGCGTCGTCGGTACGATCACGCCCTGGAATTTCCCGGCCGCGATGATTGCCCGCAAGATCGCGCCGGCGCTTGCAGTCGGCTGCACTGTCGTATCGAAGCCGGCCGAGCAGACCCCGCTGACGGCGATTGCCCTTGCCGTGCTCGCCGAACAGGCCGGCATTCCCGCCGGCGTCTTCAATCTGATCGTCGGTCTCGACGGCCCGGCAATCGGCCGCGAGCTCTGCGGCAATGGAAAAGTGCGCAAGATCAGCTTTACCGGCTCGACCGAGGTCGGCCGTATCCTGATGCGGCAATGCGCCGACCAGATCAAGAAGGTGAGCCTGGAGCTCGGCGGCAACGCACCGTTCATCGTCTTTGATGATGCTGATCTCGACGCCGCCGTCGAGGGCGCGATCGCCTCCAAATACCGCAATGCCGGTCAGACCTGCGTTTGTGCCAACCGCCTCTATGTCCAGTCCACCGTCTATGACGCCTTCGCGGCGAAGCTTGCCGCCAAGGTGAAGGAGATGCCGGTCGGCGACGGCTTCAAGCCTGATGTCGTCATCGGTCCGCTGATCGACGAGCAGGGCCTTGCCAAGGTGGAAGACCATGTCAGCGACGCGCTCGCCAAAGGTGCCAAGGTGCTGACCGGCGGCAAGCGCATCGAGGGCACCGGCACCTTCTTCGCGCCGACGGTGCTGACCGGCGTGACCCGCGGCATGAAGGTGGCGCGCGAGGAAACCTTCGGGCCGGTGGCGCCGCTCTTCCGCTTCGAGACGGTCGAGGATGTCATCGCCCAGGCCAACGACACGGAATTCGGGCTCGCCGCCTATTTCTATGCCGGCGACCTGAAGAAGGTCTGGCGTGTGGCGGAAGCGCTGGAATACGGCATGATCGGCATCAATACCGGTCTGATGTCGTCCGAGACGGCGCCCTTCGGCGGCATCAAGCAATCCGGCCTCGGCCGCGAGGGCTCGCGCCACGGCGCTGACGACTATCTGGAGATGAAATATCTCTGCATCGGCGGCGTCTGA
- a CDS encoding mannitol dehydrogenase family protein gives MSDRLQNVTGLAPTAKLPAYDRNALKAGILHLGPGAFFRAHFAPFTDAALAADGGDWGIEVASLRTPDVADNLSAQNGLYTVLIRDTSGTTAEVIGSIMKAHVAPRDPAGLLARLEDPAIRIVSMTVTEKAYGFDPATGGLDLKHPDIVADLVNRHAPRGVIGYLVEGLARRRQKGIAPFTPLSCDNLPSNGAVLRRLVLEFTSRIDSDLHRWIEANVPFPSTMVDRITPASTEATYADAERLTGRTDMAAIETEPFTQWVIEDHFANGRPAWEKIRGALMVEEVSAYEKMKLRMLNGAHSLLAYLGYIGGYEFIRDVMDDAGLAALAYRHMHAAARTLDAVPGIDLDDYANELIARFANKAIAHRTYQIAMDGTQKLPQRLLEPACEALALGDRAETYAIAVAAWMRYAIGKHGNGERYELRDPRAAEIAALIADVPRTGPAISAALFTLPGLFPSALTGHRAWTQDVSDKLDILIQDDRLPLF, from the coding sequence GTGAGCGACAGACTGCAGAACGTGACCGGCCTTGCGCCGACGGCGAAGCTTCCCGCCTATGACAGGAATGCGCTGAAGGCCGGCATCCTGCATCTTGGCCCGGGCGCTTTTTTCCGCGCCCATTTCGCACCCTTCACGGATGCTGCGCTGGCGGCCGACGGCGGTGACTGGGGGATCGAAGTCGCGAGCCTGCGCACGCCTGATGTCGCGGATAATCTCTCCGCCCAGAACGGGCTCTATACGGTGCTGATCCGCGATACATCGGGGACGACGGCTGAGGTGATCGGCTCGATCATGAAAGCGCATGTCGCGCCGCGCGATCCGGCCGGGCTGCTGGCTCGGCTCGAGGACCCTGCCATCCGCATCGTCAGCATGACGGTGACGGAAAAGGCCTACGGCTTCGATCCCGCAACGGGCGGCCTCGACCTCAAACATCCCGACATCGTCGCCGACCTCGTCAACCGCCATGCGCCGCGCGGCGTCATCGGCTATCTCGTCGAAGGTCTTGCGCGCCGCCGGCAGAAGGGCATAGCGCCCTTCACGCCGCTCAGCTGCGACAATCTGCCGAGCAATGGCGCGGTGCTGAGGCGCCTCGTACTGGAATTCACCTCACGCATCGATTCCGACCTGCATCGCTGGATCGAAGCGAATGTGCCCTTCCCCTCGACGATGGTCGACCGCATCACCCCGGCGAGCACTGAAGCGACCTATGCCGACGCCGAGCGGCTGACGGGCCGCACCGACATGGCGGCGATCGAGACGGAGCCTTTTACGCAATGGGTCATCGAAGATCATTTCGCCAATGGCCGCCCGGCCTGGGAAAAGATTCGCGGCGCACTGATGGTCGAGGAAGTCTCGGCCTACGAAAAAATGAAGCTCAGGATGCTGAACGGCGCCCATTCGCTGCTTGCCTATCTCGGCTATATCGGCGGCTATGAATTCATTCGCGACGTCATGGATGATGCCGGCCTGGCCGCACTTGCCTACCGCCACATGCACGCGGCGGCGCGCACCCTTGATGCGGTGCCGGGCATCGATCTCGATGATTATGCCAATGAGTTGATAGCACGCTTTGCAAACAAGGCGATCGCACACCGCACCTATCAGATCGCCATGGACGGCACGCAGAAACTGCCACAGCGACTGCTGGAGCCGGCATGCGAGGCGCTTGCCCTTGGCGACCGGGCGGAGACCTATGCGATCGCGGTTGCGGCGTGGATGCGCTATGCGATCGGCAAGCATGGCAATGGCGAGCGCTATGAGCTGCGCGATCCCCGTGCTGCTGAGATCGCCGCGTTGATTGCTGATGTCCCCCGCACCGGACCGGCGATTTCGGCTGCTCTGTTCACCCTCCCCGGCCTTTTCCCGTCGGCTTTGACCGGGCATCGGGCCTGGACGCAGGATGTGTCGGACAAACTCGATATCCTGATCCAGGACGACCGGCTGCCGTTGTTTTGA
- a CDS encoding MerR family transcriptional regulator translates to MSDNGPVRYKVAEAARLAGVSASTLRLWESQGLVVPGRSETGHRQYSADDVARLKRIAWYRVERGLNPVAIRSALEGEEPSAEGEASQDSGVGRRLRSLRHAAGKTLDQVAGDIGITASTLSTLERTSQGVGFKTLHDLADYYGTTVSRLSGEETGEVPALVRAGEWRTWPETTPGVAVQLLAEGRRMMDCHRFVLAPGAASEGAYRHEGEEFMHVLSGRLELVLDSDQFFDLGPGDSLYFESRRYHSWRNRHDGETVLLWINTPPTF, encoded by the coding sequence ATGAGTGATAACGGGCCGGTGCGTTACAAGGTGGCGGAGGCCGCTCGGCTGGCGGGCGTCTCCGCCTCGACGCTGCGCCTCTGGGAAAGCCAGGGTCTGGTGGTCCCCGGCCGCTCCGAAACAGGCCATCGGCAATATAGCGCCGACGATGTGGCGCGTCTGAAGCGCATCGCCTGGTATCGTGTCGAGCGCGGCCTCAATCCCGTGGCGATCCGCTCGGCGCTGGAGGGTGAAGAGCCTTCCGCCGAAGGCGAGGCAAGTCAGGATTCCGGTGTCGGGCGCAGGCTGCGGAGCCTGCGCCATGCAGCCGGCAAGACGCTCGACCAAGTGGCCGGCGATATCGGCATTACCGCTTCGACGCTCTCGACGCTGGAGCGCACGTCGCAGGGCGTCGGTTTCAAGACGCTGCACGACCTCGCCGATTATTACGGCACCACCGTCTCGCGCCTCTCAGGCGAAGAAACCGGCGAGGTGCCGGCGCTGGTGCGCGCAGGTGAATGGCGCACTTGGCCTGAAACGACCCCCGGCGTCGCGGTGCAACTGCTTGCCGAAGGCCGCAGGATGATGGATTGCCATCGTTTCGTGCTGGCGCCGGGCGCCGCGAGTGAGGGGGCCTATCGTCACGAGGGCGAGGAATTCATGCATGTCCTGTCGGGCCGGCTGGAACTGGTGCTCGACAGCGATCAGTTCTTCGACCTCGGCCCGGGCGATTCACTTTATTTCGAAAGCCGCCGCTACCATTCCTGGCGCAACCGCCATGACGGCGAAACCGTGCTTCTCTGGATCAACACGCCGCCGACATTTTGA
- the uxaC gene encoding glucuronate isomerase, with amino-acid sequence MDAGNGFLHPDRLFPADPATRTIARDLYETVRNLPIVSPHGHTEPSWFADDRAFEDAASLLVIPDHYLFRMLHSVGVALDELGVPRLDGKPVAQGRAIWRTFAKHYHLFRGTPSSLWVDHAMSAVLGCTEPLTADNADKLYDHINAQLARPEFRPRALHQRFGIETIATTEGALDPLVHHQKMAADGWIGKVRTTYRPDSVTDPDAVGFRDNLIKFGEITGADVTRWDGLIEAHRRRRAYFRQFGATATDHGVPTAFTSDLPPAEKQTLLDKALKGALSAADAELFRGQMMTEMAGLSAEDGMVMQIHAGSRRNTDSGLFATRGPNMGADIPTRTDWVGGLNALLSKYGHAPGLRILLFTLDETTYARELAPMAGHWPCLMIGPPWWFHDSPLGIRRYLDQVVETAGFANMAGFNDDTRALLSIPARHDVWRREVCRFLAGLVAEHRISGKEAQIAARELSYDNAKKAYKL; translated from the coding sequence ATGGATGCAGGAAACGGCTTTCTTCATCCGGACCGGCTCTTTCCGGCCGATCCGGCGACACGGACCATTGCGCGCGACCTCTACGAGACGGTGCGCAATCTTCCCATCGTCAGCCCGCACGGGCACACCGAACCGTCCTGGTTCGCCGATGACAGGGCCTTCGAAGACGCGGCATCGCTGCTGGTCATTCCCGATCACTACCTCTTCCGCATGCTGCACAGCGTCGGCGTCGCCTTGGACGAGCTCGGCGTACCGCGCCTCGACGGCAAGCCGGTGGCTCAGGGGCGGGCAATCTGGCGGACCTTTGCCAAACATTACCATCTCTTTCGCGGAACGCCTTCGAGCCTCTGGGTGGACCACGCGATGTCGGCCGTGCTCGGCTGCACCGAACCGCTGACGGCGGATAATGCCGATAAGCTCTACGATCACATCAATGCCCAGCTCGCCCGTCCCGAATTTCGCCCGCGGGCGCTGCATCAGCGATTCGGCATCGAAACGATCGCGACGACCGAAGGCGCGCTCGATCCACTTGTCCATCATCAGAAGATGGCCGCGGACGGCTGGATCGGCAAGGTGCGCACTACCTACCGGCCGGACAGCGTCACCGATCCCGATGCCGTCGGCTTCCGCGATAACCTTATCAAATTCGGAGAGATCACCGGCGCCGACGTGACGCGTTGGGACGGCCTGATCGAAGCGCACCGGCGCCGGCGCGCCTATTTCCGTCAGTTCGGCGCCACTGCGACCGATCATGGCGTGCCCACGGCCTTTACGTCAGATCTGCCGCCTGCTGAAAAGCAGACGCTGCTCGACAAGGCATTGAAGGGCGCGCTTTCGGCTGCCGATGCCGAGCTTTTCCGCGGGCAGATGATGACCGAGATGGCCGGTCTTTCGGCCGAGGACGGCATGGTGATGCAGATCCATGCCGGCTCGAGACGCAATACCGACAGCGGGCTCTTTGCCACCCGCGGCCCCAATATGGGCGCCGATATCCCGACCCGCACCGACTGGGTCGGCGGGCTCAATGCTCTGCTTTCCAAATATGGCCACGCGCCGGGCCTGCGCATCCTGCTGTTCACGCTCGACGAAACGACCTATGCCCGGGAGCTGGCGCCGATGGCCGGCCATTGGCCCTGCCTGATGATCGGCCCGCCCTGGTGGTTCCATGACAGCCCGCTCGGCATTCGCCGCTATCTCGACCAGGTGGTTGAAACGGCCGGTTTCGCCAATATGGCGGGCTTCAACGACGACACGCGCGCGTTGCTGTCGATCCCCGCCCGCCATGACGTCTGGCGCCGCGAAGTCTGCCGTTTCCTCGCCGGGCTCGTCGCCGAGCACCGGATCTCCGGGAAGGAAGCCCAGATCGCGGCGCGCGAACTCTCCTATGACAATGCAAAGAAGGCCTATAAGCTGTGA
- a CDS encoding ribonuclease D, with protein sequence MAATIRYHEGDISAADAARYTGAIAIDTETLGLVPRRDRLCVVQLSPGDGTADIIRIAAGQREAPNLVALLEDPTHQKIFHYGRFDIAVLFHTFGVTTSPVFCTKIASRLCRTYTDRHGLKDNLKEMLDIDVSKAQQSSDWAAETLSPAQLEYAASDVLYLHALRDKLTARLIRDGRFDHATACFEFLPTRAKLDLLGWEEADIFAHS encoded by the coding sequence ATGGCCGCCACCATACGTTACCACGAAGGCGATATTTCCGCGGCCGATGCGGCCCGCTATACCGGCGCGATCGCCATCGATACCGAGACACTGGGGCTGGTGCCGCGGCGCGATCGTCTCTGCGTCGTCCAGCTTTCTCCGGGTGACGGCACCGCCGACATTATCCGCATCGCTGCCGGCCAGAGAGAAGCTCCCAATCTCGTCGCTCTGCTCGAAGATCCCACGCATCAAAAGATCTTTCACTACGGCCGCTTCGATATCGCCGTGCTCTTCCATACTTTCGGCGTCACGACGAGCCCGGTTTTCTGCACCAAGATCGCTTCGCGCCTCTGCCGGACCTACACCGATCGCCACGGCCTGAAGGACAATCTCAAGGAGATGCTCGACATCGATGTCTCCAAGGCGCAGCAATCTTCCGACTGGGCGGCCGAGACGCTGTCGCCGGCCCAGCTCGAATATGCCGCTTCCGACGTGCTTTATCTGCATGCGTTGCGCGACAAGCTGACGGCACGCCTGATCCGCGACGGCCGGTTCGACCATGCCACGGCCTGCTTCGAATTCCTGCCGACCCGCGCCAAGCTCGACCTGCTCGGTTGGGAAGAGGCCGATATCTTCGCTCACAGCTGA
- a CDS encoding GcvT family protein, which produces MTRQLPKTAKAVVIGGGIIGCSTAYHLGKLGWTDTVLLERKKLTSGTTFHAAGLVGQLRSSANITQLLGYSVDLYKRLEEETGLGTGWKMNGGLRLACNEERWTEVKRQATTAQSFGLEMQLLTPQEAFDLWPLMTIDDLVGAAFLPTDGQANPSDITQALAKGARMSGVSIFEDTEVIDLEIDKGRIRAVVTAQGRIECERVVVCAGQWTRAFAGRFGVNVPLVSVEHQYVITESFGVPSNLPTLRDPDRLTYYKEEVGGIVMGGYEPNPIAWAEQGIPEGFHYMLLDSNFEHFEQIMEQALGRVPALENVGVKQLLNGPESFTPDGNFILGEAPELKNFFVGAGFNAFGIASAGGAGMALAEWVTKGEPPYDLWPVDIRRFGRPHFDTDWVRTRTLEAYGKHYTMAWPFEEHSRGRPCRKSPLYDRLKAQGACFGEKLGWERPNWFADLFANEEPRDIYSYGRQNWFDAVGREHKAVREAAVIFDQTSFAKFVLRGRDAEAALSWICANDVAKPVGSLIYTQMLNDKGGIECDVTVARVAENEFYIVTGTGFATHDFDWIARNIPAAMHAELVDVTSAYSVLSLMGPNSRAVLEEVTGSDVSNAAFPFGQVRTIGISGCPVRALRITYVGELGYELHVPVEYATTVYDALMASGGEFGLVNAGYRAIESCRLEKGYRAWGSDIGPDHTPVEAGLGWAVKMRKNIPFRGREAIERQLKDGVKKRLACFIPDDPDTVLLGRETIYRSGERVGWLSSGGFGYTLGKPIGYGYVRNPKGVTEDFVLSGAYELDVARKRIPCKVSLAPLYDPEMARVKG; this is translated from the coding sequence ATGACGAGACAATTACCGAAGACGGCAAAGGCCGTGGTCATCGGCGGTGGCATCATCGGCTGCTCGACAGCCTATCATCTCGGCAAGCTCGGCTGGACCGACACCGTCCTCCTGGAACGCAAGAAGCTGACCTCGGGCACCACCTTCCATGCCGCCGGTCTCGTCGGCCAGCTGCGCAGCAGCGCCAACATCACCCAGCTGCTCGGCTATTCCGTCGATCTCTACAAGCGGCTGGAAGAGGAAACCGGCCTCGGCACCGGCTGGAAGATGAATGGCGGCCTGCGCCTTGCCTGCAATGAAGAGCGCTGGACGGAAGTGAAGCGCCAAGCGACCACGGCCCAATCCTTCGGCCTCGAAATGCAATTGCTGACGCCGCAGGAAGCCTTCGATCTCTGGCCGCTGATGACAATAGATGATCTGGTTGGCGCCGCCTTCCTTCCCACAGACGGTCAGGCCAACCCTTCCGACATTACTCAGGCGCTCGCCAAAGGCGCCCGCATGTCAGGCGTTTCGATCTTCGAGGACACGGAGGTCATCGATCTCGAGATCGACAAAGGAAGGATCCGCGCCGTCGTCACGGCTCAAGGGCGTATCGAATGCGAGCGCGTTGTCGTCTGCGCCGGCCAATGGACGCGTGCCTTTGCCGGCCGCTTCGGCGTCAACGTGCCGCTGGTCTCTGTGGAACATCAATACGTCATCACCGAATCCTTTGGCGTGCCGTCCAACCTCCCGACATTGCGCGATCCCGACCGGCTGACCTATTACAAGGAAGAGGTCGGCGGCATCGTCATGGGCGGCTATGAGCCGAACCCCATTGCCTGGGCGGAGCAAGGGATTCCGGAAGGCTTCCACTACATGCTGCTGGACAGCAATTTCGAGCATTTCGAGCAAATCATGGAACAGGCGCTCGGCCGCGTCCCAGCGCTGGAGAATGTCGGAGTCAAGCAGTTGCTGAACGGTCCGGAGAGTTTCACGCCTGATGGCAATTTCATTCTCGGCGAGGCGCCGGAGCTGAAGAACTTCTTCGTTGGCGCAGGCTTCAACGCCTTCGGCATCGCTTCGGCCGGCGGCGCCGGCATGGCGCTTGCCGAGTGGGTGACGAAGGGCGAGCCGCCTTATGATCTCTGGCCGGTGGATATCCGCCGTTTCGGACGCCCGCATTTCGACACGGATTGGGTGCGGACCCGCACACTCGAAGCCTATGGCAAGCACTACACGATGGCCTGGCCGTTCGAGGAGCATTCGAGGGGCCGCCCTTGCCGCAAATCGCCGCTCTACGACCGACTGAAGGCGCAGGGCGCCTGCTTCGGCGAGAAGCTCGGCTGGGAACGGCCGAACTGGTTTGCCGATCTCTTCGCCAACGAGGAGCCGCGGGATATCTATAGTTATGGCCGACAGAATTGGTTTGACGCAGTCGGCCGCGAGCATAAGGCGGTGCGCGAAGCGGCCGTCATCTTCGACCAGACGTCCTTTGCCAAATTTGTGCTGAGGGGCAGGGATGCCGAGGCGGCGCTGTCCTGGATCTGTGCGAACGATGTCGCCAAGCCAGTGGGATCGCTGATTTACACGCAGATGCTGAACGACAAGGGCGGCATTGAATGCGACGTGACGGTCGCCCGTGTCGCCGAGAACGAATTTTACATCGTCACCGGTACGGGTTTCGCCACCCACGACTTCGATTGGATAGCGCGCAATATTCCGGCCGCGATGCATGCCGAGCTGGTCGATGTCACCTCAGCCTATTCCGTTCTGTCGCTGATGGGGCCCAATTCACGTGCCGTCCTGGAAGAAGTGACAGGCAGCGATGTCTCCAATGCGGCCTTCCCCTTCGGCCAGGTCAGAACCATCGGCATCTCAGGCTGCCCGGTGCGGGCATTGCGCATCACCTATGTCGGTGAGCTCGGTTACGAGCTGCATGTTCCCGTGGAATATGCGACCACGGTTTATGACGCGCTGATGGCATCAGGCGGCGAGTTCGGCCTCGTCAATGCCGGTTATCGCGCCATCGAGAGCTGCCGCCTGGAAAAGGGCTATCGCGCCTGGGGCTCCGATATCGGTCCTGATCACACGCCTGTCGAAGCCGGCCTCGGCTGGGCGGTCAAGATGCGCAAGAACATTCCCTTCCGAGGCCGGGAAGCGATCGAACGGCAGCTGAAGGATGGCGTGAAAAAGCGCCTTGCCTGCTTCATTCCTGACGATCCCGATACGGTGCTGCTCGGCCGCGAAACCATCTATCGCAGCGGCGAACGTGTCGGCTGGCTCTCGAGCGGCGGCTTCGGTTATACGCTGGGCAAGCCGATCGGCTACGGCTATGTCCGCAACCCGAAAGGCGTGACGGAGGATTTCGTCCTCTCCGGCGCCTATGAACTCGATGTCGCAAGGAAACGCATTCCCTGCAAGGTGTCGCTGGCGCCGCTCTATGATCCCGAGATGGCGCGCGTGAAGGGCTGA
- a CDS encoding SlyX family protein produces MSDETNRITRLEEMLAYQAKTIEELSDQLAEQWKIVEQMRTKLDRLTERFLSLEEQTLEAPAITRPPHY; encoded by the coding sequence ATGTCCGACGAGACCAACCGCATCACCAGGCTGGAGGAAATGCTGGCCTATCAGGCAAAGACGATCGAAGAGCTTTCCGATCAGCTCGCCGAGCAATGGAAGATCGTCGAACAGATGCGCACCAAGCTCGACCGGTTGACGGAACGTTTCCTGTCGCTCGAGGAGCAGACGCTGGAAGCTCCGGCAATCACCCGACCGCCGCATTACTGA
- a CDS encoding 4-aminobutyrate--2-oxoglutarate transaminase — protein MTAPNLTDRKNVAISRGVGMTTQIYAERAENAEIWDKEGRRYIDFAAGIAVLNTGHRHPKVIAAVKDQLERFTHTCHQVVPYESYVRLAERLNVLVPGDFQKKTIFVTTGAEAVENAVKIARAATGRSAVIAFGGGFHGRTFMGMALTGKVVPYKVGFGAMPGDVFHIPFPVELHGVTAEQSLAGLRKLFAADVDPQRVAAIIIEPVQGEGGFYPAPTAFMKALREVCDQHGILLIADEVQTGFARTGRMFAMDHHEVAADLTTMAKSLAGGFPLAAVTGRAEIMDAPGPGGLGGTYGGNPLGIAAAHAVLDVIDEEELCSRASQLGHRLKQRLESLRESVPEIADIRGPGFMNAVELNDRTTGLPSAEFANRVRQIALDKGLILLTCGVYGNVIRFLAPITIQDEILGEALDILEASMLEAGAGR, from the coding sequence ATGACCGCGCCAAACCTTACTGACCGGAAGAACGTGGCGATTTCGCGCGGCGTCGGCATGACCACTCAGATCTATGCGGAGCGCGCGGAGAATGCGGAAATCTGGGACAAGGAAGGCCGCCGCTATATCGATTTCGCCGCCGGAATCGCCGTGCTCAACACCGGCCACCGTCATCCCAAGGTCATTGCGGCGGTCAAGGATCAGCTCGAGCGCTTCACCCATACCTGCCATCAGGTGGTTCCTTATGAGAGCTACGTGCGCCTCGCCGAGCGGCTGAACGTGCTGGTGCCCGGAGATTTCCAGAAGAAGACGATCTTCGTCACCACGGGCGCCGAGGCGGTCGAAAACGCCGTCAAGATCGCGCGCGCCGCCACCGGCCGCTCTGCCGTCATCGCCTTTGGCGGCGGCTTCCACGGCCGCACCTTCATGGGCATGGCACTGACCGGCAAGGTCGTGCCCTACAAGGTCGGCTTCGGCGCGATGCCGGGCGATGTCTTCCACATCCCCTTCCCGGTCGAGCTGCATGGCGTTACCGCGGAGCAATCGCTGGCGGGGCTGAGGAAGCTTTTCGCCGCCGATGTCGATCCGCAACGCGTCGCCGCCATCATCATCGAGCCTGTGCAGGGCGAGGGCGGCTTTTACCCGGCACCCACAGCCTTCATGAAGGCTCTGCGCGAGGTTTGCGACCAGCATGGCATCCTGCTGATCGCCGATGAGGTGCAGACCGGTTTTGCCCGCACCGGCAGAATGTTCGCTATGGATCACCACGAGGTGGCCGCCGACCTGACGACGATGGCGAAAAGCCTTGCCGGCGGCTTTCCTCTCGCCGCCGTCACCGGCCGCGCCGAGATCATGGACGCACCGGGGCCGGGCGGGCTCGGCGGCACCTATGGCGGCAACCCGCTGGGCATCGCCGCCGCCCATGCCGTCCTCGATGTCATCGACGAGGAGGAACTCTGCAGTCGCGCGAGCCAGCTCGGCCACCGGCTGAAGCAACGCCTGGAATCGCTGCGCGAGAGCGTGCCAGAGATCGCCGATATCCGCGGGCCGGGCTTCATGAACGCCGTCGAACTCAACGACCGGACGACGGGATTGCCGAGCGCCGAATTCGCCAACCGCGTGCGGCAGATCGCGCTCGACAAGGGCCTGATCCTGCTGACATGCGGCGTCTACGGCAATGTCATCCGCTTCCTGGCGCCAATCACGATCCAGGACGAAATCCTCGGCGAGGCGCTCGACATTCTCGAGGCCTCGATGCTGGAAGCAGGCGCCGGCAGGTAG